The Novosphingobium kaempferiae genome includes a window with the following:
- the astD gene encoding succinylglutamate-semialdehyde dehydrogenase, translating to MLRSFDPADGSLVWEGEVADSEAVSAALLRARKAFPAWAALGTERHLEVVERYRDALEARKERIAEVIARETGKPLWETRTEVASMIGKVGISITAQAERAGEKRNQMPFGQAVLRHRPHGVMAVLGPFNFPGHLPNGHIVPALLAGNTVVFKPSEMTPATGAIMAECWAEALADYPPEFRHVFQCIQGGRETGEALVAGQIDGLLFTGSAGAGAHFRRIFADRPDVILALELGGNNPLVAWDAADVAEAASVVVQSAFITTGQRCSCARRLIVPDNAFGSALVDAVAELADRVVIGAWNETPEPWFGPLISDAAASAAKAHFDGLVERGAHVIRPFTGVEGRSAAFVTPALIDVTGVFVPDEEIFAPVLQVSRVPDFDAALDAANNTRFGLSAGLISADDALWDRFLVECRAGVVNRNRPTTGAAGSMPFGGLGESGNHRPSAYYAADYCAYPVASFEAAGAEGNFAALNGKLKT from the coding sequence CCTTCGATCCCGCCGACGGCAGCCTTGTATGGGAAGGCGAAGTCGCTGATTCCGAAGCGGTTTCCGCCGCGCTTCTCCGCGCCAGAAAGGCATTTCCGGCTTGGGCCGCACTCGGTACTGAACGGCACCTAGAAGTGGTTGAACGTTACCGGGACGCGCTTGAGGCGCGCAAAGAGCGCATCGCGGAAGTCATTGCGCGGGAGACAGGCAAACCGCTCTGGGAAACCCGCACCGAGGTCGCCTCGATGATCGGCAAGGTCGGCATCTCGATCACCGCGCAGGCCGAGCGCGCCGGGGAGAAGCGCAACCAGATGCCGTTCGGTCAGGCCGTGCTGCGCCACCGCCCGCACGGCGTCATGGCGGTGCTCGGCCCGTTCAACTTTCCGGGCCACCTGCCCAACGGCCACATTGTCCCCGCCCTGCTCGCGGGGAACACCGTGGTCTTCAAGCCCTCCGAGATGACGCCAGCGACGGGCGCGATCATGGCCGAGTGCTGGGCCGAGGCGCTTGCTGACTACCCCCCAGAATTCAGGCACGTCTTCCAGTGCATCCAGGGCGGACGTGAAACCGGCGAGGCGCTCGTCGCCGGGCAGATCGACGGGCTGCTGTTCACCGGCTCGGCGGGAGCGGGCGCGCATTTCCGCCGCATCTTCGCCGACCGGCCCGACGTGATCCTCGCCCTCGAACTCGGCGGCAACAATCCGCTCGTTGCATGGGACGCCGCCGATGTCGCCGAGGCCGCCTCGGTCGTGGTGCAGTCCGCGTTCATCACCACCGGCCAGCGCTGCTCCTGCGCGCGGCGGCTGATCGTGCCCGACAACGCCTTCGGCTCCGCGCTCGTCGATGCCGTGGCCGAACTGGCCGACCGCGTCGTCATCGGCGCGTGGAACGAGACGCCCGAGCCGTGGTTCGGCCCGCTCATCTCCGATGCCGCCGCCAGTGCCGCCAAGGCCCACTTCGACGGCCTCGTCGAGCGCGGCGCGCACGTCATCCGCCCGTTCACCGGCGTCGAGGGCCGCTCCGCCGCGTTCGTCACCCCGGCGCTGATTGACGTCACCGGGGTCTTCGTGCCCGACGAGGAGATCTTCGCCCCTGTCCTGCAGGTCAGCCGCGTGCCGGACTTCGACGCTGCGTTGGATGCCGCGAACAACACCCGCTTCGGGCTGTCCGCTGGCCTCATCAGCGCCGACGACGCGCTTTGGGACCGCTTCCTCGTCGAGTGCCGCGCGGGCGTGGTCAACCGCAACCGCCCGACCACCGGCGCGGCAGGCTCCATGCCCTTCGGTGGCCTCGGCGAAAGCGGCAACCACCGCCCAAGCGCCTACTACGCCGCCGATTACTGCGCCTATCCGGTCGCCAGCTTCGAAGCGGCAGGCGCCGAGGGCAACTTTGCCGCCCTGAACGGCAAGCTGAAGACATGA
- a CDS encoding hydrolase produces MSGLTGAEADLLAPVERAPILDRTLEWAAINSGTGNLDGLAAMAGRLAQAFAQLPGEVRLVDPAPVEKVDAKGQLRELGHGRHLVLSVRPEAERRVILTGHMDTVYAREHPFQTSAWLDDDTLNGPGTADMKGGLSLMLAGLAAYERSAPSLGYDVLINSDEETGSLSSAALIADLARGKLAALTYEPGLPDGSMARARPGSGNYAAVATGRSAHAGRNPQDGRNALVAASDLAMRLAAGVQDGLTINPARIEGGAPNNTVPDLAILHFNLRPRTPELAEVARALVDAAVAQVSAAHDVHIHVHGHVSRPPKPITPKTEALFGLVSKAAADLGQSMRWQDTGGVCDGNNIAACGVPVLDTMGALGGSIHSPQEFMIASSLDARARLTALVMHRLDKEGIAA; encoded by the coding sequence ATGAGCGGCCTGACCGGCGCAGAAGCGGACCTGCTCGCGCCGGTAGAGCGCGCGCCGATCCTCGACCGCACGCTGGAATGGGCCGCGATCAACAGCGGCACCGGCAATCTGGACGGCCTTGCCGCGATGGCAGGCCGTCTGGCCCAAGCCTTCGCACAGCTTCCCGGCGAAGTGCGCCTCGTCGATCCCGCGCCGGTCGAGAAGGTCGACGCCAAGGGGCAGCTGCGCGAACTCGGCCATGGTCGCCACCTCGTCCTGTCGGTGCGGCCCGAAGCCGAGCGGCGCGTGATCCTGACCGGGCACATGGACACCGTCTATGCCCGCGAGCACCCGTTCCAGACGTCGGCGTGGCTGGACGATGACACGCTGAACGGCCCCGGCACCGCCGACATGAAGGGCGGCCTCTCGCTGATGCTGGCGGGCCTCGCCGCCTATGAGCGCTCTGCACCCTCGCTCGGCTACGACGTCCTCATCAACAGCGACGAGGAAACCGGCTCGCTCTCCTCCGCCGCGCTGATCGCCGACCTCGCGCGGGGCAAGCTGGCGGCGCTGACCTATGAGCCCGGCCTGCCCGACGGCTCGATGGCCCGCGCGCGACCCGGTTCGGGCAATTACGCCGCCGTCGCGACGGGCCGCTCCGCCCACGCGGGGCGCAATCCGCAGGACGGGCGCAACGCCCTCGTCGCCGCGAGCGATCTGGCCATGCGCCTTGCCGCAGGCGTGCAGGACGGCCTGACCATCAACCCCGCCCGGATCGAGGGTGGCGCGCCCAACAATACCGTGCCTGACCTTGCGATCCTGCATTTCAACCTGCGTCCGCGCACGCCGGAGCTTGCCGAAGTCGCGCGCGCGCTGGTCGATGCCGCCGTGGCGCAAGTCAGCGCCGCGCATGACGTGCATATCCACGTCCACGGCCATGTCTCGCGCCCGCCCAAGCCGATCACGCCGAAGACCGAGGCGCTGTTCGGCCTCGTCAGCAAGGCCGCCGCCGATCTCGGCCAGTCTATGCGCTGGCAGGACACCGGCGGCGTGTGCGACGGCAACAACATCGCCGCCTGCGGCGTTCCCGTGCTCGACACGATGGGGGCGCTGGGCGGCTCGATCCATTCACCGCAGGAGTTCATGATCGCCAGTTCGCTCGACGCCCGCGCCCGCCTCACCGCGCTTGTGATGCACCGTCTGGATAAAGAGGGAATCGCTGCATGA
- a CDS encoding arginine N-succinyltransferase gives MTFLLRTAREGDLEALYRMAKGTGGGFTNLPPDRPTLKGKLERAAKCFARDDGQIANDLFAFILEDTATGKVRGTCQAFSQVGTELPFYSYRIGRITQHSKELDRTFRAEMLTLSTDLDGASEVGGLYLDATERSAGVGKLLARSRYLFVAMHRERFGETMLAELRGAIDDAGNSPFWDGLAGRFFDMSFRDADEFNAKHGNQFIADLMPKHPIYTALLSEGARQVMGQPHYSGRPAMRMLESEGFAFQNYIDIFDGGPTMIARTDQIRTVKDARTVEVSAIVAAAEAEPTHLVATGRLADFRACLGRVGADGSLDEAAATLLGVSVGDAVTFAPA, from the coding sequence ATGACCTTCCTGCTGCGCACCGCGCGCGAGGGCGACCTCGAGGCGCTCTACCGCATGGCCAAGGGCACCGGCGGCGGCTTCACCAACCTGCCGCCAGACCGCCCGACGCTGAAGGGCAAGCTGGAGCGCGCGGCGAAGTGCTTCGCACGCGACGACGGGCAGATCGCCAACGACCTCTTCGCCTTCATCCTCGAGGATACGGCGACGGGCAAGGTGCGCGGCACCTGCCAGGCGTTCTCGCAAGTCGGCACCGAACTGCCGTTCTATTCCTATCGCATCGGGCGCATCACCCAGCACTCCAAGGAATTGGACCGCACCTTCCGCGCCGAGATGCTGACACTCTCGACCGACCTCGACGGGGCGAGCGAGGTCGGCGGCCTCTACCTCGACGCCACCGAGCGTTCGGCGGGCGTCGGCAAGCTGCTCGCGCGCAGCCGCTACCTGTTCGTCGCCATGCACCGCGAACGCTTCGGCGAGACGATGCTGGCCGAGCTGCGCGGCGCCATCGACGATGCGGGCAACTCGCCGTTCTGGGACGGCCTCGCGGGCCGCTTCTTCGACATGAGCTTTCGCGACGCGGACGAGTTCAACGCCAAGCACGGCAACCAGTTCATCGCCGACCTCATGCCCAAGCACCCGATCTACACCGCGCTCCTCTCCGAAGGCGCGCGGCAGGTCATGGGCCAGCCGCACTACTCCGGCCGCCCGGCGATGCGCATGCTGGAAAGCGAAGGCTTCGCCTTCCAGAACTACATCGACATCTTCGACGGCGGCCCGACCATGATCGCGCGGACCGACCAGATCCGCACGGTGAAGGACGCGCGGACGGTGGAGGTTTCGGCCATCGTCGCCGCAGCGGAGGCCGAGCCGACGCACCTCGTCGCCACCGGCAGACTGGCGGACTTCCGCGCCTGCCTTGGCCGGGTCGGCGCGGACGGCTCGCTGGACGAGGCGGCGGCGACGCTGCTGGGGGTGAGCGTGGGCGATGCGGTGACGTTCGCTCCGGCGTGA
- a CDS encoding N-succinylarginine dihydrolase translates to MHTEINFDGIVGPSHNYAGLSLGNLASTKNFGKVSAPRAAALQGLAKMRANLERGLAQGFFLPQRRPDEGWLRTLGTSVEAASTTLRANALSASSMWAANAATVSPAADTADGRCHLTVANLVTMPHRSHEWRETLAQLQLAFADAAHFAVHAPVPAPFGDEGAANHMRLCARHDAPGVEVFVYGVAGGPFPARQHREASEAVARIHGLDPARTVFARQSDEAIAAGAFHNDVVAVANERVLFTHELAFADRDALYATLRAKLPEIEIVEVPAAEVSLADAITSYLFNAQLVTLPSGEAALVLPGEARETPSVWRWLEAHVAGNGPIRHLFVHDLRESMANGGGPACLRLRVVADPATVDPRFIATPEKLDRIEALVARLWPEHIAVDDLSSPALWRDCVAARSALCAALGLGELDREAF, encoded by the coding sequence ATGCACACCGAAATCAACTTCGACGGCATCGTCGGACCCAGCCACAATTACGCAGGGCTAAGCCTGGGCAACCTCGCCTCGACGAAGAACTTCGGCAAGGTCTCGGCCCCGCGCGCAGCCGCGTTGCAGGGGCTCGCGAAGATGCGCGCCAATCTGGAGCGTGGGCTGGCGCAGGGCTTCTTCCTCCCCCAGCGCCGCCCGGACGAGGGCTGGCTCCGCACGCTCGGCACCAGCGTCGAAGCCGCGAGCACGACCCTGCGCGCCAATGCCCTGTCGGCTTCCTCGATGTGGGCGGCGAACGCGGCGACGGTCTCCCCGGCGGCGGACACGGCGGACGGGCGCTGCCACCTTACCGTCGCGAACCTCGTGACGATGCCCCACCGCAGCCACGAATGGCGCGAGACGCTGGCGCAACTCCAGCTGGCCTTCGCCGACGCGGCGCACTTCGCCGTCCACGCCCCGGTCCCCGCCCCCTTCGGCGACGAGGGCGCAGCGAACCACATGCGCCTGTGCGCCCGCCATGACGCGCCGGGCGTGGAGGTCTTCGTCTATGGCGTGGCGGGCGGGCCCTTCCCGGCACGCCAGCATCGCGAGGCGTCGGAGGCGGTGGCGCGCATCCACGGCCTCGACCCCGCGCGCACGGTCTTCGCCCGGCAATCGGACGAGGCGATCGCGGCGGGCGCGTTCCACAACGACGTCGTCGCCGTCGCCAACGAGCGGGTGCTGTTCACCCACGAACTCGCCTTCGCCGACCGCGATGCGCTCTACGCGACCTTGCGCGCCAAGCTGCCCGAGATCGAGATCGTCGAGGTGCCCGCCGCCGAAGTCAGCCTGGCCGACGCGATCACCTCGTACCTGTTCAACGCCCAGCTGGTGACGCTGCCCTCCGGAGAGGCCGCGCTGGTCCTGCCGGGAGAAGCGCGCGAGACGCCCTCGGTCTGGCGCTGGCTGGAGGCGCACGTCGCCGGGAACGGCCCGATCCGCCACCTTTTCGTCCACGACCTGCGCGAAAGCATGGCCAACGGCGGCGGCCCCGCCTGCCTGCGCCTGCGCGTGGTGGCGGACCCGGCGACGGTGGACCCCCGCTTCATCGCCACGCCCGAAAAGCTCGACCGGATCGAGGCCCTCGTCGCCCGCCTCTGGCCCGAACACATCGCGGTGGACGACCTCTCCAGCCCGGCCCTGTGGCGCGACTGCGTGGCGGCGCGCTCGGCGCTCTGCGCGGCACTGGGGCTGGGCGAGCTGGATCGGGAGGCGTTCTAA
- a CDS encoding HAD family hydrolase, translated as MAMFPPTALPDPIRAVIFDMDGTLIDTESVHHRAYEQTGKDIGWPLPREVLDAMVGINRDANAVMLAERMGPDFPLARFYDEADALFDATLAAGLSLRPGAPLILEHFRTSGIPMAIATSTVAPFAQQRLEQAGLLHYFDVIVTRSDVTHPKPHPEPYLLAASRLGVDIADCIAVEDSYAGVRSATSAGLATVMVPDLLPPDEEMTRLVSAVLPSLSDLRDLLLAPAEG; from the coding sequence ATGGCCATGTTCCCCCCGACCGCCCTGCCCGACCCGATCCGCGCCGTCATCTTCGACATGGACGGCACCCTGATCGACACCGAGTCCGTCCACCACCGCGCCTACGAGCAGACCGGCAAGGACATCGGCTGGCCGCTGCCGCGCGAGGTGCTGGATGCCATGGTCGGCATCAACCGCGACGCCAACGCGGTCATGCTGGCCGAGCGCATGGGTCCCGACTTCCCCCTCGCCCGCTTCTACGACGAGGCCGACGCCCTGTTCGACGCGACGCTCGCCGCCGGGCTGTCGTTGCGCCCCGGCGCGCCGCTGATCCTCGAGCACTTCCGCACCAGCGGCATCCCCATGGCCATCGCCACTTCCACCGTCGCGCCCTTCGCGCAGCAGCGGCTGGAGCAGGCGGGGCTGCTGCACTACTTCGACGTCATCGTCACTCGCAGCGACGTGACGCACCCCAAGCCGCACCCCGAACCCTACCTCCTCGCCGCCAGCCGCCTCGGCGTCGACATCGCGGACTGCATCGCGGTGGAGGACAGCTACGCGGGCGTCCGTTCGGCTACGTCGGCGGGCCTCGCCACCGTCATGGTGCCCGACCTGCTGCCCCCCGACGAGGAGATGACCCGCCTCGTCTCGGCGGTGCTGCCCAGCCTCTCGGACCTGCGCGACCTGCTGCTCGCCCCGGCTGAGGGCTGA
- the maiA gene encoding maleylacetoacetate isomerase, with protein sequence MAALLRLHGYWRSSTSYRVRIALALKHLDHEIVPVNLLAAEQRGEAFRALNPFANLPVLEADGATRAQSMAILEWLDERYPERPLLPADIEARFVVRELAMAIATELHAPLNLPVLQYLKHDLGHTQAEVDLWYWRWLGKTLGGVEARLAERGSGDFLLDAPGYFECVLVPQLYNARRFAFDLSDYPRITRIEAACLELPEFLAAHPDHQPDAG encoded by the coding sequence ATGGCCGCGCTGCTCCGCCTCCACGGCTACTGGCGCAGTTCGACGAGCTACCGCGTGCGCATCGCGCTCGCCCTCAAGCACCTCGACCACGAGATCGTGCCGGTGAACCTGCTCGCCGCCGAACAGCGCGGCGAGGCGTTCCGGGCGCTCAACCCCTTTGCCAACCTGCCGGTGCTGGAGGCGGACGGGGCAACCCGCGCGCAGTCGATGGCGATCCTCGAATGGCTGGACGAGCGCTACCCGGAGCGCCCCCTGCTGCCCGCCGACATCGAGGCGCGCTTCGTGGTCCGTGAACTGGCCATGGCGATCGCCACTGAACTGCACGCGCCGCTGAACCTGCCGGTGCTGCAGTACCTCAAGCATGACCTTGGGCATACGCAGGCCGAGGTGGATCTGTGGTACTGGCGCTGGCTGGGCAAGACGCTGGGCGGCGTCGAGGCGCGGCTGGCGGAGCGCGGTTCGGGAGACTTCCTGCTCGACGCGCCGGGCTATTTCGAATGCGTGCTGGTCCCGCAACTCTACAACGCGCGGCGCTTTGCGTTCGACCTGTCGGATTATCCCAGGATCACGCGGATCGAGGCGGCGTGCCTTGAACTGCCGGAATTCCTGGCCGCGCACCCGGATCATCAGCCGGACGCGGGCTGA
- a CDS encoding VOC family protein: MTNPALTLGGIHHVAYRCKDAKQTVEFYRDVLGMDFMLAIAEDTVPSTGAPDPYMHVFLDCGGGNVLAFFELPNAPEMGRDEATPAWVQHIAFKVESEGDLLSAKARAEAAGLEVIGPTHHGVFKSIYFFDPNGHRLELAWQFGTVDQMASLRAVADDMLDEWARTRKAPRHAAWLHEKIAAES; this comes from the coding sequence ATGACCAATCCTGCCCTAACCCTCGGCGGCATCCACCACGTCGCCTACCGCTGCAAGGACGCCAAGCAGACGGTGGAGTTCTATCGCGACGTGCTCGGCATGGATTTCATGCTGGCGATCGCGGAGGACACCGTGCCCTCCACCGGCGCGCCCGATCCCTACATGCACGTCTTCCTCGACTGCGGCGGCGGCAACGTGCTGGCCTTCTTCGAACTGCCCAATGCCCCCGAGATGGGCCGCGACGAGGCGACGCCCGCTTGGGTGCAGCACATCGCCTTCAAGGTGGAGAGCGAGGGCGACCTGCTGTCCGCCAAGGCCCGCGCCGAGGCGGCGGGGCTTGAGGTGATCGGCCCGACGCACCATGGCGTGTTCAAGTCGATCTACTTCTTCGACCCCAACGGCCACCGTCTCGAACTCGCCTGGCAGTTCGGCACCGTGGACCAGATGGCCAGCTTGCGCGCCGTCGCTGACGACATGCTCGACGAATGGGCGCGCACCCGGAAGGCCCCGCGCCACGCCGCCTGGCTGCACGAGAAGATTGCGGCGGAAAGCTGA
- the hppD gene encoding 4-hydroxyphenylpyruvate dioxygenase — translation MTDLFDNPIGLDGFEFVEFSAPDKGVLEPVFEAMGFTRIARHRSKDVELWRQGSINFITNYEPHSPAWYFSREHGPSACGMGFRVRDARAAYAELLARSAEPVQVATGPMELHLPGIRGIGNSIIYLIDRYEKNGDQALSIYDIDFDYLPGVDRHPAGAGFAEIDHLTHNVYGGRMAYWADYYEKLFNFREIRYFDIKGEYTGLTSRALTAPDGRIRIPLNEEAEGGKGQIDEFLRAFNGEGIQHIALICDDLLAAWDKLKALGVPFMTAPPETYYEMLEERLPGHGQPTEALKMRGILLDGTTDGGQPRLLLQIFAEARVGPVFFEFIERRGDDGFGNGNFKALFESMERDQIRRGVLKVSEPAE, via the coding sequence ATGACCGACCTTTTCGACAATCCCATCGGCCTTGATGGCTTCGAATTCGTGGAATTCTCCGCGCCGGACAAGGGCGTGCTGGAGCCCGTGTTCGAGGCGATGGGCTTCACGCGGATCGCCCGCCACCGCTCCAAGGACGTGGAACTGTGGCGGCAGGGTTCGATCAATTTCATCACCAATTACGAGCCGCACAGCCCGGCCTGGTACTTCAGCCGCGAACACGGCCCCTCGGCCTGCGGCATGGGTTTCCGCGTGCGTGACGCGCGGGCGGCCTATGCCGAACTGCTGGCCCGCTCGGCCGAGCCGGTGCAGGTCGCGACCGGGCCGATGGAACTGCATCTTCCGGGCATCCGCGGCATCGGCAACTCGATCATCTACCTGATCGACCGCTACGAGAAGAACGGCGATCAGGCGCTTTCGATCTACGACATCGACTTCGATTACCTGCCCGGCGTGGACCGTCATCCGGCGGGCGCGGGCTTCGCCGAGATCGACCACCTGACGCACAACGTCTACGGTGGGCGCATGGCCTACTGGGCGGATTATTACGAGAAGCTCTTCAACTTCCGCGAGATCCGCTACTTCGACATCAAGGGCGAATATACCGGCCTCACCAGCCGCGCGCTGACCGCGCCCGACGGCAGGATCCGCATCCCGCTGAACGAGGAAGCGGAAGGCGGGAAGGGCCAGATCGACGAGTTCCTGCGCGCCTTCAACGGCGAGGGCATCCAGCATATTGCTCTCATCTGCGACGACCTCCTCGCCGCATGGGACAAGCTCAAGGCGCTCGGCGTGCCGTTCATGACCGCGCCGCCCGAGACTTACTACGAGATGCTGGAAGAGCGCCTGCCCGGCCACGGCCAGCCGACCGAGGCGCTGAAGATGCGCGGCATCCTGCTCGATGGGACAACCGATGGCGGCCAACCGCGCCTGCTTCTCCAGATCTTCGCCGAGGCGCGCGTCGGCCCGGTGTTCTTCGAATTCATCGAGCGGCGCGGCGACGACGGCTTCGGCAACGGCAACTTCAAGGCGCTGTTCGAGAGCATGGAACGCGACCAGATCCGGCGCGGGGTGTTGAAGGTGAGCGAACCGGCAGAGTAA
- the phhA gene encoding phenylalanine 4-monooxygenase — MKKPSTNTSHSELRGEYEGAGADYTVGQDWDAYTPEMHARWRRLFARQSELVRTHACASFRDGLARLDCAEGIPRFEDANAVIGPATGWQLVGVPGFIPDAVFFDHLAHRRFPVTRWLREEHELDYLVEPDVFHDFFGHVPMLLDPAIADFLELYGKAGVRAMEMGALDMLARIYWYTIEFGLVKEAGALKVFGAGIISSAGETRFSIEDRDVLRLPFDPVRVMRTGYMIDSFQKTYFVLDSLPQLIEALVSLDFGPVYETWRHDPPLPAGETLPGELPLGAPA, encoded by the coding sequence ATGAAGAAGCCGTCGACGAATACGTCACACAGCGAGCTTCGGGGAGAGTACGAAGGCGCCGGTGCCGACTATACGGTCGGACAGGACTGGGATGCCTATACCCCGGAGATGCACGCGCGCTGGCGCCGCCTGTTCGCGCGCCAGTCCGAACTGGTGCGCACCCATGCCTGCGCCTCGTTCCGCGACGGCCTTGCCCGGCTCGACTGCGCCGAGGGCATCCCCCGGTTCGAGGATGCCAACGCGGTAATCGGCCCGGCGACGGGTTGGCAGCTGGTGGGCGTCCCCGGCTTCATCCCCGACGCGGTGTTCTTCGACCACCTCGCCCACCGTCGCTTCCCGGTGACGCGCTGGCTGCGTGAGGAGCACGAGCTGGACTACCTCGTCGAGCCGGACGTCTTCCACGATTTCTTCGGCCACGTACCGATGCTGCTCGATCCGGCCATCGCCGATTTCCTCGAACTCTACGGCAAGGCCGGAGTGCGGGCGATGGAGATGGGCGCGCTCGACATGCTGGCGCGCATCTACTGGTACACCATCGAATTCGGGCTGGTGAAGGAAGCGGGCGCGCTCAAGGTCTTCGGAGCGGGCATCATCTCGTCCGCCGGGGAGACGCGCTTCTCGATCGAGGACCGCGACGTGTTGCGCCTGCCGTTCGACCCGGTGCGGGTGATGCGCACCGGCTACATGATCGACAGCTTCCAGAAGACCTACTTCGTGCTCGACAGCCTGCCGCAGCTGATCGAGGCGCTCGTCAGCCTCGATTTCGGCCCCGTCTACGAAACCTGGCGGCACGATCCGCCGCTGCCCGCCGGCGAGACGCTGCCGGGCGAACTTCCCCTTGGAGCCCCCGCATGA
- a CDS encoding Lrp/AsnC family transcriptional regulator, whose product MQLDEFDRGIIAALQQDARMPVAQVAERVALSATPVSRRIKRLEDEGVIRGYAPVLDPRALGFELEAYVLINLVAHVDETIARFEQAIADNPHVIACHAVTGDMDYLVRVVARNVEHLSQITLRTLLRIPGVRDVKSIIVLETIKEDRTVPVE is encoded by the coding sequence ATGCAGCTTGACGAATTCGACCGCGGGATCATCGCCGCCTTGCAGCAGGACGCGCGCATGCCCGTCGCACAAGTGGCGGAGCGGGTGGCGCTCTCCGCCACCCCGGTCAGCCGCCGCATCAAGCGCCTGGAGGACGAAGGCGTCATTCGCGGCTACGCCCCCGTGCTGGACCCGCGCGCTCTGGGCTTCGAACTGGAGGCCTACGTCCTCATCAACCTCGTCGCCCATGTGGACGAGACGATCGCCCGTTTCGAACAGGCTATTGCCGACAATCCGCACGTCATCGCCTGCCATGCGGTGACGGGGGACATGGACTATCTGGTGCGCGTGGTCGCCCGCAACGTGGAGCACCTCTCGCAGATCACCCTGCGCACGCTGCTGCGCATCCCGGGGGTGCGGGATGTTAAGTCGATCATCGTGCTGGAGACGATCAAGGAAGACCGGACGGTGCCGGTGGAGTGA